In Halovulum dunhuangense, one genomic interval encodes:
- the fusA gene encoding elongation factor G → MARVYPLQRYRNFGIMAHIDAGKTTTTERILFYTGKSHKLGEVHDGAATMDWMEQEQERGITITSAATTTFWQRQDDPGTEGMDDTKFRFNIIDTPGHVDFTIEVERSLAVLDGAVCVLDANAGVEPQTETVWRQADRYKVPRIVFVNKMDKIGADFFNCVKMIKDRTGATPCPIQLPIGAEDKLEGVIDLVTMEEWVWQGEDLGASWVRRPIRDELKDLADEWHATMVELAVEMDDAAMEAYLEGTEPEIDELRKLIRKGTLSMSFVPVIAGSAFKNKGVQPMLNAVIDYLPSPLDVPPYMGFLPDDETETRNVERRADDAQPFAGLAFKIMNDPFVGSLTFTRIYSGQIRKGDQLLNSTKGKNERVGRMMMMHSNNREEIDEAFAGDIIALAGLKDTTTGDTLCDKAKPVVLETMTFPIPVIEKAVEPKSKADQEKMAMALQRLAAEDPSFQVSTDVESGQTIMKGMGELHLDILIDRMRREFKVECNVGAPQVAYRETISHKIEHTYTHKKQSGGSGQYAEVKLVIEPTEAGEGYSFESKIVGGSVPKEYIPGVEKGIQSVMDSGPLAGFPVIDFKVALIDGKFHDVDSSVLAFEIAARACMREGLRKAGAKLLEPIMKVEVVTPEEYTGGIIGDLTSRRGMVQGQDSRGNANVINAFVPLANMFGYIDNLRSMSQGRAVFTMQFDHYEPVPQNISEEIQAKYA, encoded by the coding sequence ATGGCACGCGTTTACCCGCTCCAGCGCTACCGCAATTTCGGGATCATGGCGCATATCGACGCCGGCAAGACCACGACGACCGAGCGTATCCTTTTCTACACCGGCAAGTCGCACAAGCTGGGCGAGGTGCATGACGGCGCCGCGACCATGGACTGGATGGAGCAGGAGCAGGAGCGTGGCATCACGATCACCTCGGCTGCGACCACGACGTTCTGGCAGCGCCAGGACGATCCCGGCACCGAAGGCATGGATGACACGAAGTTCCGCTTCAACATCATCGACACCCCGGGCCACGTCGACTTCACCATCGAGGTGGAGCGTTCGCTCGCCGTGCTCGACGGTGCCGTTTGCGTTCTCGACGCCAACGCCGGTGTCGAGCCGCAGACCGAGACCGTGTGGCGTCAGGCCGACCGCTACAAGGTGCCGCGCATCGTGTTCGTCAACAAGATGGACAAGATCGGCGCCGACTTCTTCAACTGCGTGAAGATGATCAAGGATCGCACCGGCGCCACGCCGTGCCCGATCCAGCTGCCGATCGGCGCCGAGGACAAGCTCGAGGGCGTGATCGACCTGGTGACCATGGAAGAGTGGGTCTGGCAGGGCGAGGACCTTGGTGCGTCGTGGGTGCGCCGTCCGATCCGTGACGAGCTGAAGGACCTGGCCGACGAGTGGCATGCCACCATGGTCGAACTGGCCGTGGAAATGGACGATGCCGCCATGGAAGCGTATCTCGAGGGCACCGAGCCCGAGATCGACGAACTGCGCAAGCTGATCCGCAAGGGCACCCTGTCCATGTCGTTCGTTCCCGTGATCGCGGGCTCGGCGTTCAAGAACAAGGGCGTCCAACCCATGCTCAACGCCGTGATCGACTACCTGCCCAGCCCGCTGGACGTGCCCCCCTACATGGGCTTCCTGCCGGACGACGAGACCGAGACCCGGAACGTGGAGCGCCGCGCCGATGACGCGCAGCCCTTCGCCGGCCTCGCGTTCAAGATCATGAACGACCCGTTCGTCGGCTCGCTGACCTTCACCCGCATCTATTCGGGTCAGATCCGCAAGGGCGACCAGCTGCTCAACTCGACCAAGGGCAAGAACGAGCGCGTCGGCCGCATGATGATGATGCACTCGAACAACCGCGAAGAGATCGACGAGGCCTTTGCGGGCGACATCATCGCGCTGGCGGGTCTGAAGGATACCACCACGGGCGACACGCTCTGCGACAAGGCAAAGCCGGTGGTTCTGGAAACCATGACCTTCCCGATCCCCGTGATCGAGAAGGCGGTGGAGCCGAAGTCGAAGGCCGACCAGGAAAAGATGGCGATGGCGCTCCAGCGTCTGGCCGCCGAGGACCCGTCCTTCCAGGTGTCGACCGACGTCGAATCCGGTCAGACCATCATGAAGGGTATGGGCGAACTCCACCTCGACATCCTGATCGACCGCATGCGTCGCGAGTTCAAGGTCGAGTGCAACGTGGGTGCGCCGCAGGTGGCCTACCGCGAGACGATCTCGCACAAGATCGAGCACACCTACACCCACAAGAAGCAGTCGGGTGGGTCGGGCCAGTACGCCGAAGTCAAGCTGGTCATCGAGCCGACCGAAGCGGGCGAAGGCTACAGCTTCGAAAGCAAGATCGTGGGCGGTTCGGTGCCGAAGGAATACATCCCCGGCGTCGAAAAGGGCATCCAGTCGGTGATGGACTCCGGTCCGCTCGCAGGGTTCCCGGTGATCGACTTCAAGGTCGCGCTGATCGACGGCAAGTTCCACGACGTGGACTCCAGCGTTCTCGCCTTCGAGATCGCCGCCCGTGCGTGCATGCGCGAAGGCCTTCGCAAGGCCGGCGCCAAGCTGCTCGAGCCGATCATGAAGGTCGAGGTCGTGACGCCGGAGGAATATACCGGTGGCATCATCGGCGATCTGACCTCGCGGCGCGGCATGGTTCAGGGGCAGGACAGCCGCGGCAACGCGAACGTCATCAACGCCTTCGTGCCGCTCGCGAACATGTTCGGCTACATCGACAACCTGCGCTCCATGAGCCAGGGCCGCGCGGTGTTCACCATGCAGTTCGATCACTACGAGCCGGTTCCGCAGAACATCTCGGAAGAGATCCAGGCGAAATACGCGTAA
- the rpsG gene encoding 30S ribosomal protein S7, whose translation MSRRHRAEKREVLPDAKYGDRVLTKFMNNLMYDGKKSIAESIVYGALTRVETRLKKEPIEVFHEALDNIKPAVEVRSRRVGGATYQVPVEVRPERREALAIRWLINASRARNENTMEERLAGELIDAAQSRGSAVKKREDTHKMADANKAFSHYRW comes from the coding sequence ATGTCCAGACGTCACCGCGCAGAGAAACGCGAAGTTCTGCCCGACGCCAAGTATGGCGATCGTGTTCTGACCAAGTTCATGAACAACCTGATGTATGACGGCAAGAAATCCATTGCCGAAAGCATCGTGTACGGCGCCCTGACCCGTGTCGAGACCCGGCTCAAGAAAGAGCCGATCGAGGTTTTCCACGAGGCGCTGGACAACATCAAGCCGGCCGTCGAGGTCCGTTCCCGCCGTGTGGGTGGTGCGACCTACCAGGTCCCCGTCGAGGTGCGCCCCGAGCGCCGCGAGGCCCTGGCGATCCGCTGGCTGATCAATGCCAGCCGCGCGCGCAACGAGAACACCATGGAAGAGCGTCTGGCCGGCGAATTGATCGACGCCGCGCAGTCCCGTGGCTCGGCCGTGAAGAAGCGCGAAGACACGCACAAGATGGCAGACGCCAACAAGGCGTTCAGCCACTACCGCTGGTAA